Within the Natranaeroarchaeum sulfidigenes genome, the region TGCGGCCGTCGATGGCGTTCCCGCTGACGACCGCGTCGAAGTACTCCCGGATGCCGAATCGATCGAGGACGATGTCGATCCAGTCGTGGGGCGAGGATGAGACGACAGCGAGTGCTACGTCACGCTTGTCGAGCTCCTCGGCAAGTCCCTCGAAGCCCTCCAGCAGGTCGACGCGCTCGCCGTAGAGCTCCTCGGCGGCGTCCTCGTAGTGGGCTTCGAGCGTCTCGCGGTCCACCCGCAACTGATCGCCGTAGTGGGCTTCGAGGTAGTCGTAGATCTCGCGGTAGTTCATGCCCGTAATCTCCTCGTCGGCGACGACGCCCTCGCCGACTGCTTCGGGCAGTACCCGCTCCTCTTCGAGTTCGACCCAGTACTCCTCGGAGTCGACCAGCACGCCATCCATATCCCACAGTACTGCCTGCATACCCGACTGGTACAGCGGCCTGCCGGATATACCCGCCGCCACGGTACTGGGGGCTGGTCCACAGGTTGAAGTACGAACCCGCGGCCAGAGCGGTGCATGTCCGAGACGGCCGACCCAGTCCTACCCGAGACCGACCACTCGATCCGCGTCTTCGCGGGCGAGTGTACTTCCATCTACGACAGCGACGGGCGCGAGGAGCATCGCGGCCACGTTACCGTGGTCGTCAAGCCCGACAACACCGTACTGGTCCACGACGCCGATGGCTACCAGCCCGTGGCGTGGCTCACCCGCGCCGACTCGGTGACCTGTGCCCGCGACCGTGGGTTCTCGGTGACCGCACGGTCGGGCGAGGAGACGCTCCGGGTCGTCGGCCACAGTGAGGACGGCTACGCCAGCTATCCGGCGACCGAAGCGGGCGTGCCGGTCGGTTCCTGTCCCGACTGCGGACGCTCGCTCGTCCGCGCAAGCGGCGCAGTGTCCTGTCTTGGCTGTGGCAACCGGTACGGTCTTCCGGCTGGTGCGTCGATCCGATCGGAACACTGTGAGTGTGGTCTTCCCCGGCTTCGGGCCGAACGCGGTCTCCCATTCGATATCTGTATGGATCGGGAGTGTGAGTCGCTCGACGCCGCGGTTCGCGAGGAGTTCGACCGCGCGTGGGACTGTCCCGAGTGTGGCGACGACCTCCGGATCCTCCGCCGGGGGGGGCTGATCGCCGGGTGTGACTCCTATCCCGACTGCGAGACGGGCTTTTCGATCCCCGCGGGGACGGTCGTGGGCACCTGTGGTTGTGGTCTCCCACTGTTCGAGACGCCGACCGGTCGGCGCTGTCTCGATGCGACGTGTGAGGCCAGCGAACTTCCCGGGACATGACCGGGGGGCTGTCCCACCTCCGGTCGCCCGGTCCAATTCCGGACCGTAGCACCTTTGCCCGCCCGCGGGCGAGAGTCTCCCAATGGAAGGCACACTCCGCGACGGCGTCGTCCACCTCTCGGGCAACGCACGCCAGCAGTTCTACGACGCGCGCGGCTACGGCTATCCGACCGGCGGGAACGACATCGCCGTCGCGCCGGTTGAGGCCGCCCACCTCCTCTTTCGCGGGGATCTGGATGCGGTCGTCGACGGCGACCGTCGCCTCGGGTTCCGCGAGTTTCTCACCGAGCCGGGCAGGGACGGCTTTGGCCTCCGGTTTCTCGTCTACGCCGACCTGCGCGCACGGGGATTCTATCTCTCGCCTGCCCGCGATCGCTGGACGCCGAGTTCGGCCGAGCTTGACGGCGTGGATTTCGTCGTATACCCCCGTGGGAAGGGTCCCGAAGACGGGCGCGTGGAGTACCGAATCCGGGTCGTCGGCGAGCGCCAGCGCGTCGCGGCGTCCTCGCTGGGGGAGTGCACCCTCGCGATCGTCGACGAGGAAAGCGAGATCACCTACTTCGAGACGGGTCGGCCGGAGATCGAGGGATCGACCACGGTCGACCTGCCCGAAACCATTCCTGCCGTCCTCTTTGCGGACCGGGCGATCTGCTGGGAACCTCCCGGGAATCTCTACGAGAGCGGCTTCTACGGCCAACCGCTTGCCGAGCGTAACGCCGAGGGTATCCACGGACTCCAGCTCTCGCTCGTCGAGGCCGCCCAGCTCGCCGCCGCGGGCGCGATCGACGTCGAGGGGGGCTACGAGGCCGTCGTCGAACACGGCCGCGCCGTCGAGGGCGAGCGGTTCGACCGGCGACTCTACACCTACTCCACTCTCCGCGAGCGGGGTGTCGTCCCCAAAACCGGCTTCAAGTTCGGCGCGGACTTCCGGACCTACGCGGATGTCGAATCGGTCGAGGAACTGAGCCACTCCGAGCGGCTCGTCCGGGTGCTCCCGCCCGACCACGAGTTCGCTCCCCGCGATCTGTCGCTCGACATTCGGCTGGCACACGGCGTCCGCAAGGAGATGGTGTTCTCGCTGACCGACGGCGAGAGCGTCGACTGGCTCGGCGTCGAACGGATCACTCCCTGAACGCCTTCGGGACGCTACGGTCTCCCGAAACGAACGGTTTATGCGCTCGCCTGCACCACTCTCCAGTAGTCGCACGGATGACCCGCAACACAGACTCCCGTGACGCCAGCGCATCGCCGTCCGAACGAGACGCCTCGGACGGGGAGAACTGGCGTTCGTCGGCCCACCTCCGGACCGACGGTGCGGGAGCCGACAGCGCCGCCGGGGCCGACGAGGTCGCCCTCGACCCGTGGGGGTCCTCGTCGGTCGCGGACTACCGCAAACTGTTCGAGGAGTTCGGTATCGCCGAGTTCGAGGAACTCCTGGACTCGGTGCCGAATCCCCACTACCTGATGCGTCGCGGCGTGATCTTCGGTCACCGTGATTACGAACCGGTCGCCGCAGCGATGCGCGAGAACGAACCGTTTGCCGTCCTGTCGGGCTTTATGCCGACTGGCGATCCCCACATCGGCCACAAACTCGTCTTCGACGAGATCATCTGGCATCAACAGCAGGGCGGGGACGCCTACGGATTGATCGCCGATCTGGAAGCCCACAGCGCCCGCGGGCTCACCTGGGACGAGATTGACCAGCACGCCGAGAGCTACATCCTCTCCCTGCTCGCGCTCGGCTTCGATCCCGAAGAGGGCACGCTGTA harbors:
- a CDS encoding HAD family hydrolase is translated as MQAVLWDMDGVLVDSEEYWVELEEERVLPEAVGEGVVADEEITGMNYREIYDYLEAHYGDQLRVDRETLEAHYEDAAEELYGERVDLLEGFEGLAEELDKRDVALAVVSSSPHDWIDIVLDRFGIREYFDAVVSGNAIDGRSKPEPLVYETGAAELGVDPADCVAVEDSENGIEAANRAGMTSIAYRTEINPGMDFSGADVVAEGPDELRETVLAVVDGER
- a CDS encoding topoisomerase DNA-binding C4 zinc finger domain-containing protein, yielding MSETADPVLPETDHSIRVFAGECTSIYDSDGREEHRGHVTVVVKPDNTVLVHDADGYQPVAWLTRADSVTCARDRGFSVTARSGEETLRVVGHSEDGYASYPATEAGVPVGSCPDCGRSLVRASGAVSCLGCGNRYGLPAGASIRSEHCECGLPRLRAERGLPFDICMDRECESLDAAVREEFDRAWDCPECGDDLRILRRGGLIAGCDSYPDCETGFSIPAGTVVGTCGCGLPLFETPTGRRCLDATCEASELPGT
- the endA gene encoding tRNA-intron lyase codes for the protein MEGTLRDGVVHLSGNARQQFYDARGYGYPTGGNDIAVAPVEAAHLLFRGDLDAVVDGDRRLGFREFLTEPGRDGFGLRFLVYADLRARGFYLSPARDRWTPSSAELDGVDFVVYPRGKGPEDGRVEYRIRVVGERQRVAASSLGECTLAIVDEESEITYFETGRPEIEGSTTVDLPETIPAVLFADRAICWEPPGNLYESGFYGQPLAERNAEGIHGLQLSLVEAAQLAAAGAIDVEGGYEAVVEHGRAVEGERFDRRLYTYSTLRERGVVPKTGFKFGADFRTYADVESVEELSHSERLVRVLPPDHEFAPRDLSLDIRLAHGVRKEMVFSLTDGESVDWLGVERITP